From the Natronococcus sp. AD-5 genome, one window contains:
- a CDS encoding Zn-ribbon domain-containing OB-fold protein has translation MSRALECADCGRRTFYTKRRCLDCGADGLRTCEPGVGTVQAVTTVHVTPEGVDQPNRLGLASFDGDANIIAALDEDLEAGDSVSLETDETDEGAESAPRLVPAETAGSRGE, from the coding sequence ATGAGCCGCGCTCTCGAGTGTGCTGACTGCGGTCGGCGAACGTTCTACACCAAGCGGCGGTGTCTCGACTGCGGCGCCGACGGACTCCGGACCTGCGAGCCGGGCGTCGGGACGGTTCAGGCGGTGACCACGGTCCACGTCACGCCGGAGGGCGTCGACCAGCCGAATCGACTCGGCCTCGCGTCGTTCGACGGCGACGCGAACATCATCGCCGCGCTCGACGAGGACCTCGAGGCGGGCGATTCGGTCTCGCTCGAGACGGACGAAACCGACGAGGGTGCGGAGTCGGCGCCGCGTCTCGTTCCGGCCGAGACAGCCGGGAGCCGCGGCGAGTAA
- a CDS encoding ParA family protein has protein sequence MAVTDEPRAVSVVILKGGVGKSTTSMNLARQLAERGRTLFADLDPNGHATNGLGFTDAYQSDTNLGDVILEGNATPNDIIRETEHDFDLLPSSNTLEDVEKDLAGAMQGSARVKSKIVEPLLGSEYEYMVFDCPAYPGMLNNNALVATGNVMIPIEPGSSAIGGYKRTMERLIEPAREYIDVDVLAIVPNKLEDRIDQRTEDRELLENLNTASYEVNPGQPLPEVVPAFARITAEEFERIDAGECKPPKPGIRHRAALSRSLSAEQPLQDYDPESDQIEYYEELASIVAAGGVER, from the coding sequence ATGGCAGTAACAGACGAGCCGCGCGCCGTGAGCGTGGTAATCCTGAAAGGTGGTGTCGGCAAGTCAACAACCTCGATGAACCTCGCGCGCCAGCTCGCCGAGCGTGGTCGGACGCTGTTCGCGGATCTGGATCCGAACGGTCACGCGACGAACGGTCTCGGGTTCACGGACGCCTACCAGAGCGACACGAATCTCGGCGACGTCATCCTTGAGGGGAACGCGACGCCGAACGACATCATCCGAGAGACCGAGCACGACTTCGATCTGCTCCCGTCGTCGAACACGCTCGAGGACGTCGAGAAAGATCTCGCCGGTGCAATGCAGGGATCGGCCCGCGTCAAGTCCAAGATCGTCGAACCGCTGCTCGGCTCCGAGTACGAGTACATGGTCTTCGACTGCCCGGCCTATCCGGGAATGCTCAACAACAACGCCCTGGTCGCGACGGGCAACGTCATGATTCCGATCGAACCCGGCTCGAGCGCGATCGGCGGGTACAAGCGAACGATGGAACGGCTGATCGAACCGGCCCGCGAGTACATCGACGTCGACGTCCTCGCGATCGTCCCGAACAAACTCGAGGATCGGATCGATCAACGGACCGAAGACCGGGAACTGCTCGAGAATCTGAACACGGCGAGTTACGAGGTAAATCCCGGCCAACCGCTTCCCGAGGTCGTGCCGGCGTTCGCTCGCATCACGGCCGAGGAATTCGAGCGGATCGATGCGGGGGAGTGTAAACCGCCGAAGCCCGGTATCCGACACCGCGCGGCGCTTTCACGGTCGCTCAGTGCCGAGCAACCGCTCCAGGACTACGATCCGGAAAGCGACCAGATCGAGTACTACGAAGAACTCGCGTCGATCGTCGCGGCGGGAGGCGTTGAACGATGA
- a CDS encoding Cdc6/Cdc18 family protein: MPKSDDLFIREDPIFINKELLEISHLPDEGRIVGRDEEISHLANAVNPAIFGQSPSNVLIYGKTGTGKSLCAKYVSRRLVETAEEEGITAVFAYVDCAQDTTETQAVQTIASSVNTGSTDIYIPDKGISTATYYKRLWRLLNQVYDVALIILDEIDKLEDDAILMQLSRAGEAGKVTDCKIGVMGISNKIKYKDRMDERVKSSLCEREFVFPPYNASQLNEIMVARSDAFRNGVLEDAVIPRAAALAAREHGDARKAIDILRYAGEIAQAKDADIVREEFVVQARERAEVDRFRELIRGSTPHSRYVLQALTVLSLDQQRDGDPTEHDGFRTTRIYDVYEQICRQEGTDALSLRRVRDLLKEHAFLDILEQTRHSGGSAEGSYTEHTLLENPEVVKDVLEDTVE, translated from the coding sequence ATGCCCAAGTCCGACGATCTATTTATCCGAGAGGATCCGATTTTTATCAACAAGGAACTCCTCGAGATCAGTCACCTCCCGGACGAAGGCCGGATCGTCGGCCGAGACGAAGAGATCAGCCATCTGGCTAACGCGGTTAATCCCGCGATCTTCGGTCAGAGCCCGAGCAACGTGCTCATCTACGGGAAAACCGGCACCGGGAAGTCTCTCTGTGCGAAGTACGTTTCCAGACGTCTCGTCGAGACTGCCGAGGAAGAGGGGATAACCGCCGTCTTCGCGTACGTCGACTGTGCTCAGGACACTACCGAGACCCAGGCCGTCCAGACGATTGCGAGCTCCGTCAACACCGGGTCAACTGACATCTACATTCCCGACAAAGGAATCAGTACGGCGACGTACTACAAACGACTCTGGCGGCTACTCAACCAGGTGTACGACGTAGCATTGATCATCCTCGACGAGATCGACAAACTCGAGGACGACGCAATTCTAATGCAGCTTTCCCGTGCCGGAGAGGCCGGGAAAGTCACGGACTGCAAGATCGGTGTCATGGGGATCAGTAACAAGATCAAGTATAAGGATCGGATGGACGAGCGGGTCAAGTCCAGTCTGTGCGAACGCGAGTTCGTCTTTCCGCCGTACAACGCGAGCCAACTCAACGAGATTATGGTTGCGAGGAGCGATGCGTTCCGCAACGGCGTCCTCGAGGATGCGGTTATTCCGCGAGCAGCGGCGCTTGCCGCTCGCGAGCACGGTGACGCCCGAAAAGCGATCGACATTCTCCGATACGCTGGCGAGATCGCGCAAGCGAAGGATGCCGATATCGTCCGCGAAGAGTTCGTCGTGCAGGCCCGCGAGCGCGCTGAAGTCGACCGGTTCCGAGAGCTCATCCGTGGGTCGACGCCGCACTCCCGGTACGTTTTGCAAGCGTTGACCGTGCTCTCGCTCGACCAGCAGCGCGACGGTGATCCCACGGAGCACGACGGATTCCGTACGACACGCATCTACGACGTCTACGAGCAGATCTGTCGGCAGGAGGGAACCGATGCGCTGTCACTCCGTCGTGTTCGTGATCTGCTAAAAGAGCACGCGTTCCTCGACATTCTCGAACAGACACGCCATAGCGGCGGAAGTGCCGAAGGGAGCTATACCGAACACACGCTCCTCGAGAACCCTGAAGTCGTTAAAGACGTGCTCGAAGATACCGTCGAATGA
- a CDS encoding universal stress protein, which produces MSDKILVPYDGSPPSKRALEYTFETFPDADATALYVVPAPEGYWAAFEDPDVRVPNADRGRDRGRDILDEATEIAAEHDRELDTEIELGKPDHAIVWKAENAPYDAIVIGSHGREGISRILLGSVAEKVVRRSPTPVVVVR; this is translated from the coding sequence ATGAGCGACAAAATCCTCGTTCCGTACGACGGATCGCCGCCGTCGAAGAGGGCGCTCGAGTACACCTTCGAAACGTTCCCCGACGCGGACGCGACCGCGCTGTACGTCGTCCCGGCACCCGAAGGATACTGGGCCGCCTTCGAGGATCCGGACGTCAGGGTGCCCAACGCGGACAGAGGCCGCGATCGAGGGCGCGACATCCTCGACGAGGCGACGGAAATCGCGGCGGAGCACGACCGCGAACTCGATACCGAGATCGAACTCGGCAAACCGGACCACGCGATCGTCTGGAAAGCGGAGAACGCACCGTACGACGCGATCGTCATCGGGAGTCACGGACGGGAAGGGATTTCGCGAATCCTGCTCGGCAGCGTCGCGGAGAAGGTCGTCCGTCGATCACCGACCCCCGTCGTCGTCGTTCGCTAA
- a CDS encoding MFS transporter yields the protein MKVKRIGGVRDAAHELWSDGRGWILVGVASGWFLSLGVRLIFPALLPAIRETFEINLMVLGLLVTVLWTAYALGQFPGGIVGDWFGEGNALVVSTVCSGIAIAAVAVSATPMMLFVATAVFGFSTALFGPARFTILSAIYKDRDGTAVGITLSAGEAGNALLPVVAGLLAGTLSWRAGFGITVPLFFLVTVLISRTIPGQVSTATDEYSFSVEMFREVIDGIADRLVLLISSVHLTLFFVYQGFTGFYPTYLVEIKGMSPVVAAMFFGWFFVVGIAVQPISGAGGDRFGYRPVLLVVSGVSAVVLLAVPFADALVSLLLVTTGASVLLGSTPLTQTYLVNELPAHVKGTGLGLLRTGYIALGATGPLFVGTVAEWGYFNESFFGLAAVAGLGLLLTVLLPEGP from the coding sequence GTGAAAGTGAAGCGAATCGGCGGCGTTCGAGACGCGGCTCACGAACTGTGGAGCGACGGACGGGGATGGATCTTAGTAGGGGTCGCGAGCGGCTGGTTCCTCTCACTCGGCGTCCGGTTGATCTTTCCGGCGCTCTTACCGGCGATCCGAGAGACTTTCGAAATCAACCTGATGGTCCTCGGGTTGCTCGTCACTGTCCTCTGGACGGCGTACGCGCTCGGACAGTTCCCCGGCGGGATCGTCGGCGACTGGTTTGGCGAGGGGAACGCACTCGTCGTCAGTACGGTCTGTTCGGGAATAGCGATCGCGGCCGTCGCCGTCTCGGCGACGCCGATGATGCTCTTCGTCGCCACTGCGGTCTTCGGCTTCTCGACTGCACTGTTCGGTCCCGCACGATTTACGATCCTCTCGGCGATTTACAAAGATCGTGACGGAACGGCCGTCGGGATAACGCTCTCAGCCGGCGAAGCCGGTAACGCGTTACTCCCGGTCGTCGCGGGCCTTCTCGCCGGGACACTGTCGTGGCGGGCCGGATTCGGGATAACCGTACCGCTCTTCTTTTTGGTCACGGTACTTATTTCCCGGACGATTCCCGGTCAGGTGTCGACCGCAACCGACGAATACTCGTTTTCAGTCGAAATGTTCCGGGAGGTTATCGACGGAATCGCGGATCGGCTCGTCCTGCTCATCAGCAGCGTTCATCTCACGTTGTTTTTCGTTTACCAGGGGTTCACGGGGTTTTATCCGACATACCTCGTCGAGATAAAAGGCATGTCACCGGTAGTCGCTGCGATGTTTTTTGGGTGGTTCTTCGTTGTCGGAATTGCCGTTCAGCCGATCTCAGGCGCCGGTGGCGATCGATTCGGGTATCGGCCGGTCCTTCTGGTAGTTTCGGGCGTCTCGGCGGTCGTACTTCTGGCGGTTCCGTTCGCCGACGCTCTCGTTTCGCTGCTTCTCGTTACGACGGGTGCGAGCGTACTGCTCGGCTCGACGCCGCTCACCCAAACGTATCTCGTCAACGAGCTGCCCGCACACGTGAAGGGTACAGGACTCGGTCTCCTTCGAACGGGGTACATCGCACTGGGTGCAACCGGCCCACTGTTCGTCGGCACGGTCGCAGAATGGGGGTATTTCAACGAATCGTTTTTCGGACTCGCAGCGGTCGCCGGTCTTGGTCTTCTGCTGACCGTTCTGCTCCCGGAAGGACCGTAA
- a CDS encoding thiolase family protein, whose amino-acid sequence MTAFTNDDERSLLELLETAAERAIDDAGIDSSDVDSVHVGNMAAEAFNGRSGLANALTSSLGLERASARRIENTSASGASAVLDAVDIVRSGRSSVALAVGGEKMSAADTTAATEIIGRITHEQEYRQGITLPSFAGLAAARYLEEYDATRRDLAGVAVKNHANARVNRYAQFDTAVTVETVLESPKVATPLRLYDCCPTSDGAAAVVVTDEKTDVTVEACESAVGTHAVADRRDPLRIESAETAGRAAYETAGTSPEEIDVACVHDAFAILEWLEMEDLGFAERGEAWKLTRDGNTEIDGVGFAVNPGGGLKARGHPLGATGISQLIELVWQLRGDVPDERAVDAPRYGLAINVAGFGNNSVCTIVEANG is encoded by the coding sequence ATGACCGCGTTCACGAACGACGACGAGAGGTCGCTTCTCGAACTCCTCGAGACCGCCGCGGAACGAGCGATCGACGACGCGGGAATCGACTCGAGCGACGTCGACTCGGTCCACGTCGGGAACATGGCTGCCGAAGCGTTCAACGGGAGATCCGGGCTAGCCAACGCGCTGACTTCGAGCCTCGGCCTCGAACGAGCGTCGGCGCGCCGGATCGAGAACACGAGCGCGAGCGGGGCGAGTGCGGTTCTCGACGCGGTCGACATCGTTCGATCCGGGCGTTCGAGCGTCGCCCTCGCCGTCGGCGGCGAGAAAATGTCAGCCGCGGATACCACGGCGGCGACGGAGATCATCGGACGGATCACGCACGAACAGGAGTATCGACAGGGGATCACGCTCCCCTCGTTCGCCGGCCTCGCAGCCGCGCGGTACCTCGAGGAGTACGACGCGACCAGGCGCGACCTCGCGGGCGTGGCGGTGAAGAACCACGCGAACGCGAGGGTGAATCGGTACGCGCAGTTCGATACGGCCGTCACGGTGGAGACCGTCCTCGAGTCACCGAAGGTCGCCACGCCACTTCGGCTGTACGACTGCTGTCCGACCTCTGACGGTGCGGCCGCGGTGGTCGTCACGGACGAAAAGACCGACGTGACCGTCGAGGCCTGCGAGAGCGCGGTCGGCACGCACGCCGTCGCTGACCGGCGCGACCCCCTCCGGATCGAGAGCGCCGAGACGGCCGGACGAGCGGCCTACGAGACCGCCGGAACGAGTCCCGAAGAGATCGACGTCGCGTGCGTCCACGACGCGTTTGCGATCCTGGAGTGGCTCGAGATGGAAGACCTCGGATTCGCCGAGCGGGGCGAGGCCTGGAAACTTACCCGCGACGGGAACACCGAAATCGACGGCGTCGGTTTCGCGGTCAATCCGGGTGGGGGGCTAAAAGCGCGGGGTCACCCGCTGGGCGCGACGGGGATCTCACAGCTCATCGAACTCGTCTGGCAGCTCCGGGGCGACGTCCCGGACGAACGCGCCGTCGACGCGCCGCGGTACGGACTCGCGATCAACGTCGCCGGCTTCGGAAATAACTCCGTCTGTACGATCGTGGAGGCGAACGGATGA
- a CDS encoding S8 family peptidase, with product MTRNLKRRSVLKTIGISGAALTFAGLAAATDGQARYIAETDGDANSEIESAGFEILAKLADDTVVLVKGTEDAADDLGDVRGVSTAVPDFAVEFKGPNVSSDDVGTDGDGVDAGDVYDEYLWDKRVQQVREAHEYATGAGQTVAVIDTGVDDTHPDLDVDVERSVTIVDGRPAEHTGDSGFHGTHVAGTIAGADDVAMVGTAPDATLVSVRVLGPDTGTFGDILVGMQYAGEIGATAANMSIGYMRLPRDADVGAYRQLFEPVANSVARDGTVLVGSGGNDETDLKGGWLRLWNGLAGVMGVSALTHEDELSYYSNYGTNDIDVGSPGGGYETMEKTFVEDPDEVARPWPLNAVFSTVPKENSLPDPYVDTTINGEAYGWLMGTSMAAPQVTGLAALVRELEPDFSSRRVENAIKRGAEGANGQGDDALGAGRTNALNTVESLD from the coding sequence ATGACACGGAATCTCAAACGGCGAAGTGTACTGAAAACGATCGGTATTTCGGGAGCGGCCCTTACGTTCGCAGGCCTCGCAGCGGCTACCGACGGCCAGGCGCGCTATATTGCTGAAACTGACGGGGACGCGAACAGCGAGATCGAATCGGCCGGTTTCGAGATACTAGCGAAACTGGCCGATGACACCGTCGTCCTTGTGAAAGGCACCGAGGATGCAGCCGACGACCTCGGCGATGTGCGCGGTGTATCCACCGCAGTTCCCGACTTCGCTGTCGAGTTCAAGGGGCCGAACGTCTCCTCGGACGACGTCGGTACTGACGGTGACGGCGTTGACGCTGGTGACGTGTACGACGAGTATCTCTGGGACAAACGGGTCCAGCAGGTCCGGGAGGCCCACGAGTACGCGACCGGCGCGGGACAGACGGTTGCAGTTATCGATACCGGTGTCGACGATACGCATCCCGATCTCGACGTCGACGTCGAACGCAGTGTGACGATCGTTGACGGCCGGCCGGCCGAACACACCGGTGACTCCGGATTCCACGGAACTCACGTTGCGGGTACGATCGCCGGAGCGGATGACGTCGCGATGGTCGGCACTGCGCCGGACGCGACGCTCGTTTCCGTTCGCGTTCTCGGGCCCGATACGGGCACGTTCGGTGATATCCTGGTCGGCATGCAGTACGCCGGGGAGATCGGTGCTACTGCCGCAAACATGAGCATCGGCTACATGCGATTACCGCGGGACGCAGACGTCGGAGCGTACCGACAGCTGTTCGAGCCGGTCGCTAACAGCGTAGCGCGCGACGGAACGGTACTGGTCGGATCGGGCGGGAACGACGAGACCGATCTCAAAGGCGGCTGGTTACGTCTCTGGAACGGCCTCGCTGGTGTAATGGGCGTCAGTGCCCTGACGCACGAGGACGAATTATCGTACTACTCTAACTATGGGACGAATGACATCGATGTCGGTTCGCCCGGTGGCGGCTACGAGACGATGGAGAAAACGTTCGTCGAGGACCCCGACGAAGTCGCGCGTCCCTGGCCGCTCAATGCGGTTTTCTCGACCGTCCCAAAGGAGAATTCGCTTCCCGATCCCTACGTCGATACGACGATCAATGGGGAGGCGTACGGTTGGCTTATGGGCACCTCGATGGCGGCTCCACAGGTAACGGGCCTCGCTGCACTCGTCCGAGAGCTCGAGCCGGATTTCAGTTCCCGCCGAGTCGAGAACGCGATTAAGCGGGGTGCGGAGGGTGCAAACGGACAGGGCGACGACGCCCTCGGCGCGGGTCGCACGAACGCGCTGAATACTGTCGAGTCTCTCGATTGA